A section of the Gemmatimonadaceae bacterium genome encodes:
- a CDS encoding DUF305 domain-containing protein, translated as MLLRAPLLGAGLLALGACASAGRGAPKDPRFQSGEAGAIARAKADSVRYPYTKADIDFMSGMIHHHAQAITISRWAVSHGASPAVQRLTARIINAQSDEIKLMQTWLQDRKQPAPVVDTAGNVTMPGMAGMAGHDMSHMGHDMGGMNAQGQMSMPGMLNAEQLKALDASRGADFDKLFLTYMIQHHRGAVTMVRTLFSSDGAGQDETVFKFANDVEVDQSTEIKRMMTMMLEQGWMPPG; from the coding sequence ATGCTGCTCCGGGCCCCCCTGCTTGGCGCGGGCCTGCTGGCCCTTGGCGCCTGTGCCAGTGCGGGCCGCGGAGCTCCGAAGGATCCCCGTTTTCAGTCCGGCGAGGCCGGCGCAATTGCGCGCGCGAAGGCCGACAGCGTTCGGTACCCGTACACGAAGGCCGACATCGACTTCATGTCGGGGATGATTCATCACCACGCGCAGGCCATCACCATCTCGCGCTGGGCGGTGTCGCATGGCGCGAGCCCGGCGGTGCAGCGGCTCACCGCGCGCATCATCAATGCGCAGAGCGATGAGATCAAGCTGATGCAGACGTGGCTGCAGGATCGCAAGCAGCCGGCGCCCGTGGTCGATACGGCCGGCAATGTCACCATGCCTGGCATGGCCGGCATGGCTGGGCACGACATGTCGCACATGGGGCATGACATGGGCGGCATGAACGCGCAGGGACAGATGAGCATGCCCGGCATGCTCAACGCCGAGCAGCTTAAGGCGCTCGACGCCTCGCGCGGCGCCGATTTCGACAAGCTCTTTCTCACGTACATGATCCAGCATCATCGCGGCGCAGTCACGATGGTGCGCACGCTCTTCTCGAGCGACGGCGCGGGGCAGGACGAAACCGTGTTCAAGTTCGCGAACGATGTGGAAGTGGATCAGAGCACGGAGATCAAGCGCATGATGACGATGATGTTGGAGCAGGGATGGATGCCGCCGGGATAG